Proteins from a single region of Candidatus Binatia bacterium:
- a CDS encoding M56 family metallopeptidase — MIVAILFNGLWQGALVVALTYAISKLLARRSATTRHALWLAALFALVAVPVATALSDAGAQLLRAFSAHSTHPGFTITLLPAEAYADHARGWFEAVAPWVVIAWALGAAIGLARLAAGFVHIEGIRRRAWLLSSAAGDVFGSREVAVPIVAGILRPVVVVPQDLPATLSQDDLRRVVEHERAHVRRRDPLWNLIQRVIEAALFFNPWVHIAGGAVSNEREAACDDWAVEQTGSADDYAVCLATLAQMLRAQKLPLLVAGAYRSRHALVARIERLCASGPRRLGINTYALGGTIVLFIAATLALQAFSPALALAPARTGIDNPSAGAAYIAAACADPNVDAQIQNAVAPSLPQGLRASGSVIIAVTIAPNGRVTNTKVMRSSGDAAIDSAVVTAARNSTYSPKLVSCTAVEGHYLFRADFKPGP, encoded by the coding sequence ATGATCGTCGCAATCCTTTTCAACGGTCTCTGGCAGGGCGCGTTGGTCGTCGCGCTCACCTATGCGATCTCCAAGCTCCTCGCGCGGCGCAGCGCGACGACGCGCCATGCGCTGTGGCTCGCCGCGCTGTTTGCGCTCGTGGCCGTGCCGGTAGCGACGGCGCTGTCCGACGCCGGCGCTCAACTGCTCCGAGCGTTTTCCGCGCATTCGACGCACCCGGGCTTCACGATCACGCTGCTCCCCGCCGAAGCGTACGCCGATCACGCGCGCGGCTGGTTCGAAGCGGTCGCGCCGTGGGTCGTGATCGCCTGGGCTCTCGGCGCCGCCATCGGCTTAGCACGGCTGGCGGCCGGCTTCGTCCACATCGAGGGGATCCGGCGGCGAGCCTGGCTGCTCTCGAGCGCTGCCGGCGACGTTTTCGGCTCGCGCGAGGTCGCGGTTCCGATCGTCGCCGGCATCCTGAGACCGGTCGTCGTGGTGCCGCAAGACCTGCCGGCAACGCTGTCGCAGGACGACCTTCGCCGCGTCGTCGAACACGAGCGCGCGCACGTTCGTCGCCGCGATCCGCTCTGGAACCTGATCCAGCGCGTGATCGAGGCGGCGCTGTTCTTCAATCCGTGGGTTCACATAGCGGGCGGCGCCGTCTCGAACGAGCGCGAGGCCGCCTGCGACGACTGGGCCGTGGAGCAAACCGGAAGCGCCGACGACTACGCGGTCTGTCTCGCGACACTCGCGCAGATGCTGCGCGCGCAGAAGCTGCCGCTTCTCGTCGCCGGCGCCTACCGCTCGCGCCACGCGCTCGTCGCACGTATCGAACGGCTCTGCGCCAGCGGCCCGCGCCGCCTTGGCATCAACACATACGCACTTGGAGGAACGATCGTGCTCTTTATCGCCGCGACCCTCGCACTGCAGGCGTTCTCGCCCGCGCTCGCGCTCGCGCCGGCACGGACCGGGATCGACAACCCGTCAGCGGGCGCAGCCTACATCGCCGCAGCCTGCGCCGATCCAAACGTCGACGCGCAGATTCAAAACGCAGTCGCTCCGTCGCTGCCTCAAGGGTTGCGGGCGAGCGGAAGCGTCATCATCGCGGTGACGATCGCGCCAAACGGGCGCGTCACCAACACAAAGGTCATGCGTTCCAGCGGCGACGCGGCGATCGACAGCGCCGTCGTTACGGCCGCCCGCAACAGCACGTACTCGCCCAAACTCGTGAGCTGCACGGCGGTCGAAGGGCACTACCTGTTCCGCGCCGACTTCAAGCCGGGCCCGTAG
- a CDS encoding putrescine aminotransferase, whose amino-acid sequence MTGEREKKVYEYTQRVLDLIERTDVVPAEADWITRETVESFRDHINPGFLEYRKAGDPKGAAAVVEWADAGPNSYRDVTGRTYLDCLGGFGIFNVGHRNPKVVKAVMDQLRRQPLHSQDLLDPLRAMLAKALAMLTPGGLDFSFFCNSGTEAVEGALKLARAYDPARQTIVAATKGFHGKSYGSLSASAKAEFRRPFGPMLPNIEHVPFNDLLALRDMMTSCRAVGEDVGAVLLEPIQGEGGVNIPDDDYLPGVRALCDEFGALFILDEVQTGMGRTGKMFCCEHYGVAPDLMCLAKAFGGGVVPAGAVVGRREIFARLFDNPFLHTSTFGGNPLACAAALATINVLIGERLPERAAALGERMLAGLRNAVRRYDDLVVAVRGKGLLMALEFSDNAIGFEFGKQMLERGILVSGTLVNARTIRIEPPLTITEEEADYVCQATGESLNSMTKVGV is encoded by the coding sequence ATTACCGGTGAACGAGAAAAGAAAGTATACGAATACACACAGCGCGTCCTAGACCTGATCGAAAGGACGGACGTCGTGCCCGCCGAGGCGGACTGGATCACGCGCGAAACCGTCGAGTCGTTTCGCGACCACATTAACCCGGGTTTCCTCGAGTACCGCAAGGCGGGCGACCCGAAGGGCGCCGCCGCCGTCGTCGAGTGGGCGGACGCCGGACCCAACTCCTATCGCGACGTCACCGGCCGCACGTACCTCGATTGCTTGGGCGGATTCGGCATCTTCAACGTAGGTCACCGCAACCCTAAAGTCGTCAAGGCCGTGATGGATCAGCTCCGGCGCCAGCCGTTACACAGCCAAGACCTGCTGGATCCGCTGCGCGCGATGCTGGCCAAGGCGCTCGCGATGCTGACGCCAGGCGGCCTGGACTTCAGTTTCTTCTGCAACAGCGGCACCGAGGCGGTCGAGGGCGCGCTGAAGCTCGCGCGAGCGTACGATCCCGCGCGACAGACGATCGTGGCGGCCACGAAGGGCTTTCACGGCAAGAGCTACGGCTCGCTATCGGCCAGCGCTAAGGCCGAGTTCCGGCGGCCGTTCGGCCCGATGCTGCCGAACATCGAGCACGTGCCGTTCAACGATCTGCTCGCGCTGCGCGACATGATGACGTCGTGCCGAGCAGTCGGCGAAGACGTCGGCGCAGTGCTGCTCGAACCCATTCAGGGCGAGGGCGGGGTCAACATTCCCGACGACGACTATCTCCCCGGCGTGCGCGCGCTCTGCGACGAATTCGGGGCGCTCTTCATTCTCGATGAGGTGCAGACTGGCATGGGACGCACCGGCAAGATGTTCTGCTGCGAGCACTACGGCGTCGCGCCCGACCTGATGTGCCTGGCGAAAGCCTTCGGCGGGGGCGTCGTGCCCGCCGGCGCGGTGGTCGGGCGGCGCGAGATCTTCGCACGGTTGTTCGATAACCCGTTCCTGCACACGTCTACGTTCGGAGGAAATCCGCTCGCTTGCGCGGCCGCGCTGGCCACCATCAACGTGCTGATCGGCGAGCGTCTTCCCGAGCGCGCCGCGGCGCTGGGCGAACGGATGCTGGCGGGATTACGCAACGCCGTGCGACGCTACGACGATCTCGTCGTCGCGGTGCGCGGCAAGGGACTCTTGATGGCACTGGAGTTCAGCGACAACGCGATCGGCTTCGAGTTCGGCAAGCAGATGCTGGAGCGCGGCATCCTCGTGTCGGGCACGCTGGTCAACGCGCGCACGATCCGCATCGAGCCGCCGCTGACGATCACGGAGGAAGAGGCCGACTACGTGTGCCAAGCCACCGGCGAAAGTTTGAATTCGATGACGAAGGTAGGGGTATAG
- a CDS encoding aldehyde dehydrogenase family protein — MYVNGRWVLAADGATRELINPADGRPIAVVADGGAADAEAAIAAARAAFDDGPWGRLSAADRATLLFRVADAIDANRDEFMRIDTLNNGKPLRETEYDAIDAANCFRYYAGLATKPHGQTFDVPAPSQTFTVREPIGVCGQIVPWNYPLLMATWKLAPALAAGNVCVLKPAELTPLSTIRLAMIFERLEFPPGVVNIVLGVGATAGHAIAASVRVDKIAFTGGTKTGRSIMQAATSNLKKISLELGGKSPNVVFADADFDTAVDYALFGIFANAGQVCSAGSRLIVERSLHDRLVERVVERARKIRVGDGFDPQTEMGPIISPVHRERVEGYIENGLAEGAKMLCGGERLGGELAEGNFIAPTVFDRTSPKMRIVQEEIFGPVLVVQTFDDEAEAIALANDTIYGLAGAVFTQDISKAHRVIRKMRAGITWINTYHPTYNEAPWGGYKQSGIGRELGTYGYDAYTEVKQINVNLDVEPSGWFSDR, encoded by the coding sequence ATGTACGTCAATGGGCGCTGGGTGCTCGCGGCGGACGGCGCGACGCGCGAGCTGATCAATCCGGCGGATGGCCGGCCAATCGCCGTCGTCGCGGACGGCGGCGCCGCCGACGCGGAGGCCGCGATCGCTGCGGCGCGCGCGGCGTTCGACGACGGGCCCTGGGGCCGCTTGAGCGCGGCCGACCGCGCGACGCTGCTGTTCCGCGTCGCCGACGCGATCGACGCTAACCGCGACGAGTTCATGCGGATCGACACGCTCAATAACGGCAAGCCGCTACGTGAGACGGAATACGACGCGATAGACGCGGCGAATTGCTTCCGCTACTACGCGGGCCTCGCGACAAAGCCGCACGGGCAGACTTTCGACGTCCCCGCGCCGTCGCAGACGTTCACGGTGCGCGAGCCGATCGGCGTGTGCGGCCAAATCGTTCCATGGAACTACCCGCTCTTGATGGCGACGTGGAAGCTCGCGCCGGCGTTGGCAGCGGGGAACGTGTGCGTCCTCAAGCCGGCGGAGCTGACTCCCCTGTCGACGATCCGCCTGGCGATGATCTTCGAGCGACTGGAGTTCCCGCCCGGCGTCGTCAACATCGTTTTGGGTGTGGGCGCAACCGCCGGCCACGCGATCGCCGCGAGCGTGCGCGTGGACAAGATCGCGTTCACCGGTGGAACCAAGACGGGCCGCAGCATCATGCAAGCCGCCACGTCTAACCTCAAGAAGATCTCGCTCGAGCTCGGCGGCAAGTCGCCCAACGTCGTGTTCGCTGATGCGGACTTCGACACGGCGGTCGATTACGCGCTCTTCGGCATCTTCGCCAACGCGGGGCAGGTGTGCTCGGCGGGGTCTCGGCTGATCGTCGAGCGCTCGCTGCACGACCGATTGGTCGAACGCGTGGTCGAGCGCGCGCGCAAGATCCGCGTCGGCGACGGGTTCGATCCGCAGACCGAGATGGGACCGATCATCTCGCCGGTCCACCGCGAGCGCGTCGAAGGCTATATCGAAAATGGTCTCGCCGAGGGCGCGAAGATGTTGTGCGGCGGGGAGCGGCTCGGTGGAGAGCTCGCCGAAGGCAACTTCATCGCGCCGACCGTGTTCGACCGTACGTCGCCGAAGATGCGGATCGTGCAGGAAGAGATCTTCGGGCCGGTGCTCGTCGTGCAGACGTTCGACGACGAAGCCGAAGCGATTGCGCTCGCCAACGACACGATCTACGGTCTAGCCGGCGCCGTCTTCACTCAGGACATCTCCAAGGCGCACCGCGTGATTCGAAAGATGCGCGCCGGCATCACGTGGATCAACACGTATCACCCGACCTATAACGAAGCACCGTGGGGCGGCTACAAACAGTCGGGCATCGGTCGCGAACTCGGCACCTACGGCTACGACGCGTACACCGAGGTCAAGCAGATCAACGTCAATCTGGACGTGGAGCCGTCGGGCTGGTTCTCCGACCGCTAG